In Candidatus Methylomirabilis sp., the genomic window CGACGAGCCCCTCTACCGGCAGTACTTCATCTACCTGGGCAAGGTCGCCCAGGGGGACCTGGGGATCTCCATCATCCGGGGAGACCCGGTCCTGGCCGATCTGGTGCATCGCTTCCCGGCGACGGTGGAGCTGGCCCTTTCCGCCATCCTCCTCGCTCTGGCCGTCGGCATCCCGGTTGGGATCGTCTCCGCGGTCTGGCGGAACTCCCTCTTCGATGGGGTGTCCCGGCTGGTGGCGCTCACCGGCGTTTCCATGCCCATCTTCTGGCTCGGCCTCATGCTGGCCTGGTTCTTTGGCGTCGAGCTCGGGTGGCTCCCCACCGGTTTCCGTCTCGACACCGACGTCGTCATTGCGCCGGTGACGAACTTTTATCTCCTCGATAGTCTGCTGACCTGGAACCCGCCGGCGCTCCGCTCGACCCTCCGCCACCTGATCCTGCCCGCGGCCGCTCTGGGCACGATCCCGCTGGCCATCATCGCGCGGATGACCCGGGCGAGCCTGCTCGAGGTGCTCTCCCAGGACTATATCCGGACCGCCGAGGCGAAGGGCCTTCCCCAGCGCGCGGTGG contains:
- a CDS encoding ABC transporter permease; amino-acid sequence: MGAYAVKRFLTILPVLVGISLLVFSFIHLIPGDPAVAMLGERATPERVAAVRAQLGLDEPLYRQYFIYLGKVAQGDLGISIIRGDPVLADLVHRFPATVELALSAILLALAVGIPVGIVSAVWRNSLFDGVSRLVALTGVSMPIFWLGLMLAWFFGVELGWLPTGFRLDTDVVIAPVTNFYLLDSLLTWNPPALRSTLRHLILPAAALGTIPLAIIARMTRASLLEVLSQDYIRTAEAKGLPQRAVVLRHAMRNALLPILTVIGLQVGHLLAGAILTETIFSWPGIGLWVYEAIQARDYPIVQGATLFIGTVFVLVNLGTDLFYAVVDPRIAYD